The following are encoded in a window of Dethiosulfovibrio salsuginis genomic DNA:
- the ilvC gene encoding ketol-acid reductoisomerase yields the protein MAQVYYDKDANQEVLKGKTVAVLGYGSQGHAHAQNLKDSEVSVVVGLHQGSRSASVAKEDGFEVLPVSEAVAKSDVVMVLLPDTAQPSVYKDSIAPNLRPGMALAFAHGFAVHYHQIEPPADVDVFMVAPKSPGHIVRRLYTQGKGTPGLLAVHNDATGSAREVGMAYASAIGCGRAGVIETTFQEETETDLFGEQAVLCGGVTELMKAGFETLVEAGYQPEIAYFECLNEMKLIVDLIYEGGLSWMRYSISDTAEYGDMVAGPRVIGDESRAAMKVLLKEVQDGTFAKDWILENQVGRPRMKAWRKREASQKLEEVGADLRDMMPWLESKKAPKQ from the coding sequence CGCAAATCAGGAGGTTCTCAAGGGAAAGACGGTAGCGGTGCTGGGATACGGGAGCCAGGGACATGCCCACGCCCAGAACCTGAAGGACAGTGAGGTCTCGGTGGTTGTCGGGCTTCATCAGGGAAGCCGTTCCGCATCGGTGGCTAAAGAGGATGGTTTTGAGGTTCTCCCCGTGTCGGAGGCCGTCGCAAAGTCCGACGTGGTTATGGTCCTTCTGCCCGACACCGCCCAGCCTTCGGTGTACAAAGACTCTATCGCCCCTAATCTGAGGCCCGGAATGGCCCTGGCCTTCGCCCACGGTTTCGCCGTTCACTATCACCAGATCGAGCCTCCCGCAGACGTGGACGTGTTCATGGTGGCCCCTAAGAGCCCAGGGCATATCGTCCGTCGTCTCTACACCCAGGGAAAAGGCACCCCAGGGCTTCTGGCGGTCCACAACGACGCCACCGGCTCCGCCAGAGAGGTCGGTATGGCCTACGCCTCCGCTATCGGATGTGGTAGGGCGGGGGTCATAGAGACTACCTTCCAGGAGGAGACCGAGACCGACCTCTTCGGTGAGCAGGCGGTCCTCTGCGGAGGGGTAACAGAGCTGATGAAGGCCGGTTTTGAGACCTTGGTGGAGGCGGGATATCAGCCTGAGATAGCCTACTTCGAGTGTCTCAACGAGATGAAGCTCATAGTGGATCTTATCTACGAGGGCGGTCTCTCCTGGATGAGATACTCTATCAGCGACACCGCCGAGTACGGCGACATGGTGGCGGGGCCCAGGGTGATAGGCGATGAGTCCAGAGCGGCGATGAAGGTCCTTCTCAAAGAGGTCCAGGACGGGACCTTCGCGAAGGACTGGATCCTGGAGAATCAGGTCGGTCGTCCCAGGATGAAGGCGTGGAGAAAGAGGGAGGCCTCTCAGAAACTGGAGGAGGTAGGAGCGGATCTCAGGGACATGATGCCCTGGCTGGAGTCGAAAAAGGCCCCTAAACAGTAG
- the ilvB gene encoding biosynthetic-type acetolactate synthase large subunit → MADGMTGADIIVKVLEGSGTDVVFGIPGGTVIPLYDSLYGSSLRHVLARHEQGACFEAAGYARASGKVGVCLATSGPGALNTLTALADSYADSVSLVVITGQVGANLRGTDAFQEADLFGSSLSMVKHSFSVESADDLEAVMGSAFTIASSGRPGPVLVDVPVSVQRQVAEDPRRGGVPLRTGDVVSNSREILSILPYLRKALKPVILAGGGVIASDASEELSKLARACSIPVATSLMGKGGFPEGDPLSLGMAGMHGTERANRALSDADLIVSLGCRFSDRTTAKASGFGKGAAIVQVDIDAAEVGKIIPVDLGVVSDIRQALEALNRSGELTSLGRDRGIPRGTFEEDHGFSPKAIMETIRDRLRADDVITTEVGQHQMWAALHWRSDLPRTFITSGGQGTMGFGLPAAIGASMARPGRPVVCLAGDGSFLMNSQEMETAVRYGLPVKVVVFNNRSLGMVRQWQELFWNRRYSATVEAPSCDFAALARAYGAEGINVSSMKELESAIDDFLSSPGPSLMECPIEQEEKVFPMVPAGADLGDFIVEPPK, encoded by the coding sequence ATGGCGGATGGAATGACCGGGGCGGATATCATCGTAAAGGTCCTTGAGGGATCGGGGACGGATGTGGTTTTTGGCATACCTGGGGGAACGGTTATACCCCTTTACGACTCCCTCTACGGCTCGTCCCTAAGGCACGTTCTGGCCAGGCACGAGCAGGGAGCCTGTTTCGAGGCCGCCGGTTACGCCAGGGCCTCCGGCAAGGTCGGGGTCTGTCTAGCCACCTCCGGTCCTGGAGCTCTGAACACCTTGACTGCTCTGGCGGATTCCTACGCCGACTCGGTCTCTCTGGTGGTCATAACCGGCCAGGTCGGGGCCAATCTAAGGGGAACCGACGCGTTTCAGGAGGCAGACCTCTTCGGTAGCTCTCTCTCCATGGTCAAGCACAGCTTCTCCGTGGAGTCCGCCGACGATCTGGAGGCGGTCATGGGTTCGGCCTTTACTATCGCCTCCTCCGGCAGGCCGGGGCCTGTGCTGGTGGACGTTCCGGTAAGCGTCCAGAGGCAGGTAGCTGAGGATCCCCGCAGAGGAGGGGTTCCCCTCAGGACCGGAGATGTGGTCTCCAACAGCAGGGAGATATTATCTATTTTGCCCTATCTCAGAAAAGCTCTGAAGCCGGTAATCCTCGCCGGTGGAGGGGTTATAGCGTCCGATGCCTCTGAGGAACTGTCAAAGCTCGCCAGAGCTTGCTCTATACCGGTGGCCACCAGCCTTATGGGCAAAGGAGGGTTCCCTGAAGGAGATCCTCTCTCTCTGGGCATGGCGGGAATGCACGGTACCGAAAGGGCCAACAGGGCCCTCTCCGATGCGGACCTCATCGTATCCCTTGGCTGTAGATTCAGCGACAGGACCACCGCCAAGGCTTCCGGTTTCGGCAAAGGCGCTGCGATCGTTCAGGTAGATATAGATGCTGCGGAGGTAGGGAAGATAATCCCCGTCGACTTAGGTGTCGTCTCCGATATCCGTCAGGCCCTGGAGGCGTTAAATCGGTCCGGAGAGCTGACCTCTCTGGGAAGAGACAGGGGGATCCCTCGAGGAACTTTCGAGGAAGACCATGGCTTTTCTCCAAAAGCCATAATGGAGACGATCAGAGACCGTCTCAGGGCAGACGACGTCATAACCACCGAGGTCGGTCAGCATCAGATGTGGGCGGCACTCCACTGGCGGTCCGACCTCCCTAGAACCTTCATAACCTCAGGGGGACAGGGGACGATGGGATTCGGCCTTCCTGCGGCTATCGGAGCGTCTATGGCCCGTCCCGGTCGGCCGGTGGTGTGTCTCGCAGGGGATGGAAGTTTCCTCATGAACTCCCAGGAGATGGAGACGGCGGTACGGTACGGACTTCCTGTCAAGGTAGTGGTGTTCAACAACCGCTCTCTTGGGATGGTCCGTCAGTGGCAGGAGCTTTTCTGGAATAGAAGGTACAGCGCCACTGTAGAGGCCCCCTCCTGCGACTTCGCCGCACTGGCCAGAGCCTATGGAGCGGAGGGGATAAATGTCTCCTCGATGAAAGAGCTTGAGAGTGCCATCGACGATTTTCTCTCTTCCCCCGGTCCTTCACTGATGGAATGTCCTATAGAGCAGGAGGAAAAGGTGTTCCCTATGGTACCTGCTGGGGCGGACCTGGGCGATTTTATCGTAGAACCTCCCAAATAG
- a CDS encoding hybrid sensor histidine kinase/response regulator: MNGLFQEFFQSSSTPLMIVDPGELTVLEANELALGFFRTESPESIDLETLTKADRQKLNHWLQAALEDSSITFSLPSHIHPPSDMKVISSGSADGRPMIMIAVRDVMEKIVMERSLNDALEELEHYFNSSLDLLCIATTSGQFIKLNPEWERVLGFPLEELTGTMFIDLVHPDDREKTFEAMEILRSGERVSRFENRYLCKDRSYRNIEWRSTAKGPLIYAIARDITDKIETEKALRESNKKLLETSAKAEASNRSKGEFLANMSHEIRTPMNGIIGMIELLLTTDLTKEQMGYAKTVQDSAASLLDLIDDVLDFSKIEAGMIDLDNSDFDLRDMLYQVIDLLALRAYDKRIELIPFIEPSVPSIFKGDRGRIRQILINLIGNGIKFTDKGEVCVHLSLEDKVNLGQTVRFSVLDTGIGVKKDDGTDIFDKFTQADRSTSRKYGGTGLGLAISKQLVTAMGGEIGFNSPCNPRGPGGPGSEFWFYIPLRGFTVSQHEKDLALDGLKILVIDDNQTVGSTIAKTLNNFGASVEVVQEGLVGFLTMKRALSQKSPFDLAVIDEDMADIDGLTLKGMIEKDERFNHTRIITMRSPGGQGINHNVEVYVMKPIQPQKLRSAVLSALSQNGEEHPSLASSEKRSGPAQKGMTGRVLVAEDSKTNQRVVMALLKKMGLDGIAVENGREALRELEKGKYDLILMDVQMPVMDGLEATWYIRKFPPSDPNYDIPIVALTACAMEEDRERCIKGGMDDYLSKPITPNSLRKALKKWLPESYPSWDKLSFLSRLMDDKEMARDICDSFIVDVPLRLEEIRCLLLQGDGKGASIKAHGVKGAAASVDGIALKEVAFSVEKAALEGDLDKAMSLMDRMDREFKRLRATMIRDN, translated from the coding sequence ATGAACGGATTATTCCAGGAATTTTTCCAGAGTAGCTCCACCCCCTTGATGATAGTAGATCCAGGCGAGCTCACCGTCCTAGAGGCCAACGAGCTCGCCTTGGGTTTTTTTAGAACCGAAAGCCCTGAAAGTATAGACCTTGAGACCTTAACCAAGGCCGATCGACAGAAACTGAACCACTGGCTACAGGCTGCTCTGGAGGACAGCTCTATAACCTTCTCCTTACCTTCCCACATACATCCGCCTAGCGACATGAAGGTTATATCCTCAGGCTCGGCGGACGGTAGGCCGATGATCATGATAGCCGTCAGGGACGTCATGGAAAAAATCGTGATGGAGAGATCTCTGAATGACGCCTTAGAGGAGCTGGAGCACTACTTCAACTCCAGCCTGGACCTTCTGTGCATAGCCACCACCTCCGGTCAGTTCATAAAGCTAAATCCAGAGTGGGAGAGGGTTTTAGGGTTTCCTCTGGAGGAATTGACGGGAACCATGTTCATAGATCTAGTCCACCCTGACGACAGGGAAAAGACCTTTGAAGCAATGGAGATCCTTCGATCAGGAGAAAGGGTATCGAGGTTCGAAAATCGCTACCTATGCAAAGACCGCTCGTATCGCAATATAGAGTGGCGATCCACCGCAAAAGGACCGCTTATATACGCTATAGCCAGGGATATAACCGACAAAATAGAGACAGAGAAAGCCCTCAGGGAGAGCAACAAAAAGCTGTTAGAGACCTCCGCCAAGGCAGAGGCCTCTAATAGGTCTAAAGGCGAGTTTCTCGCCAATATGAGCCACGAGATAAGGACACCTATGAACGGGATCATCGGCATGATAGAGCTCCTTCTGACCACCGACCTGACGAAGGAACAGATGGGCTACGCCAAGACGGTACAGGACAGCGCAGCCTCTCTGTTAGATCTTATAGATGACGTTCTGGACTTCTCCAAAATCGAAGCGGGAATGATAGATCTGGATAACTCCGACTTTGACCTTCGAGATATGCTGTATCAGGTGATAGACCTGTTGGCCCTGAGAGCCTACGATAAAAGGATAGAGCTTATACCTTTTATAGAGCCCTCGGTTCCATCGATCTTCAAAGGCGACAGAGGGAGAATCAGGCAGATCCTGATAAACCTGATAGGCAACGGCATCAAGTTCACCGATAAAGGGGAAGTCTGCGTTCATCTGTCGCTGGAAGACAAAGTGAACCTGGGACAGACCGTACGATTTTCCGTATTGGACACCGGAATAGGGGTAAAGAAGGACGACGGCACCGATATTTTCGATAAGTTCACCCAGGCGGACAGGTCGACCTCCCGTAAATACGGAGGGACAGGGCTAGGTCTGGCAATATCCAAACAGCTGGTCACCGCAATGGGCGGCGAAATAGGCTTTAACAGTCCATGTAACCCAAGGGGACCGGGAGGTCCAGGATCGGAGTTCTGGTTTTACATTCCTTTAAGGGGTTTTACCGTCTCTCAGCATGAGAAAGACCTGGCTCTCGACGGGCTAAAGATACTGGTTATAGACGACAACCAGACTGTAGGATCTACGATCGCAAAAACTCTAAACAATTTTGGAGCGTCGGTGGAAGTAGTTCAGGAGGGGTTGGTCGGCTTTTTAACGATGAAAAGGGCACTTTCCCAAAAAAGCCCCTTTGACCTCGCGGTCATAGACGAGGACATGGCCGATATAGACGGCCTAACGTTAAAGGGAATGATAGAGAAGGACGAAAGGTTCAACCACACCAGGATAATCACCATGAGATCGCCTGGTGGACAGGGAATAAACCACAACGTCGAAGTTTACGTCATGAAGCCGATCCAGCCACAGAAGCTGAGATCCGCCGTCCTCTCCGCCTTATCGCAGAATGGGGAGGAACATCCCAGCCTAGCCAGCTCGGAAAAACGGTCCGGCCCGGCACAGAAAGGTATGACAGGGAGGGTTTTGGTCGCCGAGGACAGCAAGACTAATCAAAGGGTGGTCATGGCCCTATTAAAGAAGATGGGCCTCGACGGCATCGCGGTGGAGAACGGGAGGGAGGCTCTCAGGGAGCTGGAGAAAGGGAAGTACGATTTGATCCTTATGGACGTTCAGATGCCCGTTATGGACGGCCTTGAGGCTACCTGGTATATAAGGAAGTTCCCACCTTCAGACCCTAATTACGATATACCGATAGTCGCTCTGACCGCCTGCGCGATGGAGGAAGATAGGGAGAGATGCATAAAAGGGGGCATGGACGACTATCTGTCCAAACCTATAACCCCAAACTCTCTCAGAAAAGCCCTTAAAAAGTGGCTGCCGGAGAGCTACCCGTCCTGGGACAAGCTATCGTTCCTCAGCCGGCTCATGGACGATAAGGAAATGGCCAGAGATATATGCGACAGCTTTATAGTCGACGTTCCACTAAGGTTAGAGGAAATCCGGTGCCTTCTCCTTCAGGGAGATGGAAAAGGGGCCTCCATAAAGGCCCACGGCGTCAAAGGAGCGGCGGCGAGCGTGGATGGCATAGCCTTAAAGGAAGTGGCTTTCTCGGTGGAAAAAGCGGCTCTAGAGGGCGATCTTGATAAGGCCATGTCCCTTATGGACCGTATGGATCGGGAGTTCAAAAGGCTGAGGGCAACTATGATAAGGGATAACTAG
- a CDS encoding transporter substrate-binding domain-containing protein: MVRWIVCLFLWLSFPLDPSWGESFFIEGAGRTIHVLCLPVDPPYLIRRPDGELDGFFVDLIKALAETENLRISFRVGGWEDLRQSLHRGRIDVVLGTPHPVPKDREPFSYLQVYNVDPSDFGGENPLSRPLRRVSGKDLGDLCFSVPVVEEPFSCMVKRDSYVKSLRDLKDQSMVVRSGSPALEFLSSGGLTSRMIAVASLEDAMRLVSSGIYPGALMGTYQGLYLREQLGFKNLEYIMPPVFTLERGMVIAKGDAGLAMKLGRAFEGMRQTGAYRRLLSRWFGGYDTTIIDRDLAMKIGAVFVAVLFLIGGWNIILKREVARITREREKILDFTRDGIVAVDREGHVSMINKVAQDLLAVDETVLGLWSEDVIPDVDFSTVLQTGEAVFDVEQNLRGSLVIANKAPVMYRGFVYGAIATFRDMTEIHALAEEITGVRMYVESLRVQNHEFQNKLQAIAGLIQMGRYEKAIEFITNEAKPASSSTSFVSENIKNPAVGGIVIGKVGRCRELGIDFLIDPDSFCNETEGISDQAMVVIIGNLLENGIEAVLASGVENPKLEFAIFDESNRIMISVVDNGGTMTDEIASRMFTKGFSTKTRSRPSGFGLYNVKKLVDAMEGDLSVDYVTGEYTEFMVTLPNGGI; the protein is encoded by the coding sequence ATGGTCCGCTGGATTGTATGCCTTTTTCTGTGGCTCTCTTTTCCTTTAGACCCCTCCTGGGGGGAGTCCTTTTTTATCGAAGGGGCCGGGAGAACCATACACGTTCTCTGCCTTCCTGTCGATCCTCCCTACCTCATAAGGAGGCCCGATGGAGAGCTTGATGGTTTTTTCGTCGATCTCATAAAGGCCCTGGCGGAGACGGAAAACCTGAGAATCAGCTTTAGGGTCGGCGGATGGGAGGACCTTCGCCAGTCTCTCCATCGGGGAAGGATCGACGTGGTTTTAGGAACACCCCACCCTGTCCCGAAGGATAGGGAACCTTTTTCCTATCTTCAGGTCTACAACGTCGATCCCAGCGATTTCGGCGGGGAGAATCCTTTAAGTCGCCCCTTACGAAGGGTGTCGGGCAAAGACCTGGGGGACCTGTGTTTCTCCGTTCCGGTGGTGGAGGAACCCTTCTCCTGCATGGTAAAAAGGGACAGCTACGTAAAGTCCCTGAGGGACCTAAAGGACCAGTCGATGGTGGTGCGGAGCGGCTCTCCTGCGCTGGAGTTTCTGTCCAGCGGTGGGCTGACGTCACGAATGATAGCCGTCGCCTCTTTGGAGGACGCCATGAGGCTGGTGTCCTCAGGAATCTATCCAGGGGCTCTGATGGGAACCTATCAGGGGCTTTATCTGAGAGAACAGCTTGGTTTTAAAAACCTTGAGTACATCATGCCTCCGGTGTTTACCCTAGAGAGAGGGATGGTCATAGCTAAAGGGGACGCCGGGCTGGCGATGAAGTTAGGGAGAGCCTTCGAGGGCATGAGGCAGACCGGTGCCTATAGAAGGCTCCTTTCCCGGTGGTTCGGTGGTTACGATACCACCATCATAGACAGGGATCTAGCCATGAAAATAGGTGCGGTGTTCGTCGCCGTCCTCTTCTTGATCGGTGGCTGGAACATCATCCTCAAAAGAGAGGTCGCCAGGATAACCAGGGAAAGGGAGAAGATCCTCGATTTCACCAGAGACGGTATAGTGGCGGTGGACAGAGAAGGCCACGTTTCGATGATAAACAAAGTCGCCCAAGATCTCCTGGCGGTGGACGAAACGGTCCTAGGCCTATGGTCGGAGGACGTAATACCGGACGTCGACTTTTCCACGGTGCTCCAGACCGGAGAGGCGGTCTTCGACGTAGAGCAGAATCTCCGGGGCTCTCTGGTAATAGCTAATAAGGCTCCGGTGATGTACAGAGGTTTCGTCTACGGTGCCATCGCCACCTTCAGGGATATGACCGAGATCCACGCCCTGGCGGAGGAGATAACCGGCGTTCGGATGTACGTAGAATCTCTCAGGGTTCAGAACCACGAATTTCAGAACAAGCTACAGGCCATAGCGGGCTTGATCCAGATGGGGCGATATGAGAAGGCCATAGAGTTTATCACCAACGAGGCAAAGCCTGCGAGTTCCTCAACCTCCTTCGTCTCGGAGAACATAAAAAATCCCGCAGTAGGAGGCATCGTCATAGGTAAAGTCGGTCGTTGCAGGGAATTAGGCATAGATTTTCTCATAGACCCTGACAGCTTCTGTAACGAGACCGAAGGTATCAGCGATCAGGCCATGGTGGTCATAATAGGCAACCTTCTGGAGAACGGTATTGAGGCGGTTCTGGCTTCGGGGGTGGAAAATCCCAAACTGGAGTTTGCTATTTTTGACGAATCCAATAGAATAATGATCAGCGTGGTGGACAACGGCGGAACTATGACCGACGAAATAGCCTCCAGGATGTTCACGAAGGGCTTTTCGACCAAGACCAGAAGTCGTCCGTCTGGCTTTGGTCTCTACAACGTCAAGAAGCTGGTCGACGCTATGGAGGGGGATTTATCGGTGGATTATGTAACAGGGGAGTACACCGAATTTATGGTGACTCTTCCGAACGGAGGAATATAA
- a CDS encoding NAD(P)H-dependent flavin oxidoreductase has product MDMAVLQIGSHRPKYPLIQGGMGVMVSGPKLAGAVARSGAIGTIASVGLAAAHPDFTGRNYFETNQKAIKDYLAEAREIAGPEGILAVNCMVALTDYELHVRASCEGGANVIISGAGLPLKLPEYTRDYPDVALVPIVSSTKAAQLIMRRWQKTYGKAPDGFVVETPLYAGGHLGARDEAMVTDPALSLETVVPELVAFLKEEGLDIPVIAAGGIWDREDILKAFSLGARGVQMGTRFASTEEGDADIRFKQAYVDAKEEDVVLIQSPAGLPGRALRSPMVDRYLKGEVDSKPCIANCLTHCRYKKEKQTFCIAQALVEAYRGNWEQGLFFCGSNVTKVTEIERVEDIIQSLFGE; this is encoded by the coding sequence ATGGATATGGCTGTTCTACAGATCGGATCGCACCGTCCCAAATACCCTCTTATACAGGGAGGCATGGGAGTCATGGTATCCGGTCCAAAACTGGCCGGAGCTGTGGCCCGATCCGGTGCGATCGGAACTATCGCATCGGTGGGATTGGCTGCTGCCCATCCCGACTTTACAGGAAGAAACTATTTTGAGACGAACCAGAAGGCGATAAAGGACTACCTAGCGGAGGCCAGGGAGATAGCGGGCCCAGAGGGAATCCTGGCGGTAAACTGCATGGTGGCACTCACGGACTACGAGCTTCACGTCAGAGCCTCCTGTGAGGGAGGAGCTAACGTGATCATCTCCGGGGCAGGTCTTCCCCTGAAGTTACCTGAGTATACCAGAGACTATCCCGATGTGGCCCTGGTGCCTATAGTCAGCTCCACGAAAGCGGCCCAGCTGATAATGAGGAGATGGCAGAAAACCTACGGGAAAGCTCCAGATGGATTTGTGGTGGAGACCCCCCTTTACGCCGGTGGACACTTAGGGGCCAGAGACGAGGCGATGGTAACCGACCCAGCCCTTTCGCTGGAGACGGTGGTTCCCGAACTGGTGGCCTTTCTCAAGGAAGAGGGGCTGGACATTCCGGTCATAGCCGCCGGAGGAATATGGGACAGAGAGGATATACTTAAAGCCTTTAGCCTCGGTGCAAGAGGGGTCCAGATGGGCACCAGATTCGCCTCCACCGAAGAGGGAGACGCGGATATCAGGTTTAAACAGGCCTACGTGGACGCAAAAGAGGAAGACGTAGTGCTTATACAGAGCCCCGCCGGTCTGCCGGGCAGGGCCCTTCGCTCCCCTATGGTGGACCGCTACCTCAAAGGAGAGGTGGACAGCAAACCCTGCATAGCCAACTGCCTGACCCATTGTCGCTATAAGAAGGAAAAGCAGACTTTCTGTATAGCCCAGGCCCTTGTAGAGGCCTACAGAGGCAACTGGGAGCAGGGATTGTTCTTCTGCGGAAGCAACGTCACTAAAGTCACCGAAATAGAGAGGGTAGAGGACATAATCCAGTCACTTTTCGGAGAGTAG
- a CDS encoding dipeptidase, which translates to MRSWFVLFLFCFFTCFLSPSYGCTVVVAGRDATVDGSVIASQTADGWYDSNLRYIPAMDHSAGDMAPVYLYLLGEDDRKPQRIGEIPQVSRTYGYFKTGYSSYNQHQLAIAESTIGQKDELKAFWPETKAIMTIEQLAVFALQRTKTARDAIGLMGSLAETYGFLGSCANEGEALAVADPNEAWIFEIMSVGFDWSPDSGVPGAIWVAKKVPDNHVAVLANASRIDFIDVDDRENYMFSDNYMEPAVRFGWYDPSSGVPFNWRKAYSPDSGVWASSSMWVRGRTYGIYRELAPSVNWDPYGELGSYPFSFSPEKKVSVPIVMDLLRSTLKDTVFSMEDNQAWLVPGVNGELRKSELATPLPDRATRTLLNIPYSRPVAAKSSWSFVSQSRSWLPDDIGGVLWIGLGLPHFSCYVPIYSGSRDTLESWRNFDPEFFDPLSMRWCVSLAGDLVNRVYQRAMKDLVDVRAPMEGEFIRSQPEVEREALDLYAHSPESSSQFLTALTLSRMDMVHKAYWSLCRKLIAKYAGNKLW; encoded by the coding sequence ATGAGGTCTTGGTTTGTCCTGTTTCTGTTTTGCTTTTTTACGTGCTTTTTGTCACCTTCCTACGGTTGTACCGTGGTGGTGGCCGGAAGGGACGCTACCGTCGACGGTTCGGTTATAGCCTCCCAGACCGCCGATGGATGGTACGATTCTAACTTGCGGTATATTCCCGCTATGGATCATTCTGCCGGTGACATGGCCCCGGTGTATCTATACCTGCTGGGAGAGGACGACCGAAAGCCTCAGAGGATAGGGGAGATACCTCAGGTATCCAGGACCTACGGATATTTCAAGACGGGCTATTCCAGTTACAACCAGCACCAGCTGGCTATCGCCGAGTCCACTATAGGTCAAAAGGACGAGCTAAAGGCTTTTTGGCCTGAGACCAAGGCCATAATGACCATAGAACAGCTCGCCGTATTCGCCCTACAGAGGACCAAAACCGCAAGGGATGCCATAGGTCTGATGGGAAGTTTAGCGGAGACCTACGGTTTTCTCGGGTCCTGTGCCAACGAGGGAGAGGCCCTTGCGGTTGCCGATCCTAACGAGGCGTGGATATTCGAGATAATGAGCGTCGGTTTCGACTGGAGTCCCGACTCCGGTGTTCCTGGAGCTATATGGGTCGCAAAAAAGGTTCCCGACAATCACGTAGCTGTCCTGGCTAACGCCAGTAGAATCGACTTTATCGACGTCGACGACAGGGAGAACTATATGTTCTCCGATAACTACATGGAGCCTGCCGTAAGGTTCGGTTGGTACGATCCATCTTCCGGCGTCCCCTTCAATTGGAGAAAGGCCTACTCCCCCGATTCCGGTGTATGGGCCTCCTCCTCCATGTGGGTCCGAGGCAGAACCTACGGCATATACAGAGAGCTCGCTCCCTCTGTAAACTGGGATCCCTACGGCGAGCTTGGCTCTTATCCCTTTTCCTTCTCGCCGGAGAAAAAGGTGTCGGTGCCCATAGTGATGGACCTCCTCAGGTCTACTTTGAAGGATACGGTTTTTTCCATGGAGGACAATCAGGCGTGGCTGGTTCCCGGTGTCAACGGCGAGTTGAGAAAAAGCGAGCTGGCCACCCCTCTTCCCGACAGGGCGACGAGAACCTTGTTGAACATCCCCTATTCGAGGCCGGTAGCGGCAAAATCCTCCTGGAGCTTCGTATCCCAGAGCAGAAGCTGGCTCCCTGACGACATAGGGGGGGTTCTCTGGATAGGCCTGGGGCTTCCTCACTTTTCCTGTTACGTCCCTATATACTCGGGCTCCAGAGATACCCTGGAGAGCTGGAGAAACTTCGATCCCGAGTTTTTCGACCCTCTCTCGATGAGGTGGTGTGTCAGCCTGGCGGGAGATCTTGTGAATCGGGTATACCAGAGGGCCATGAAAGACCTGGTTGACGTCAGAGCACCTATGGAGGGCGAGTTTATTCGCTCTCAGCCCGAGGTGGAGAGGGAGGCCCTCGACCTCTACGCCCATTCACCGGAGAGTTCCTCTCAGTTTTTGACCGCCCTCACCTTGAGTCGGATGGACATGGTCCATAAGGCCTATTGGAGCCTCTGCCGAAAACTTATAGCTAAATACGCAGGGAATAAGCTTTGGTAA
- a CDS encoding response regulator gives MDYIDVLVVEDDPMVADIHQSYVNSVEGFRVVGMVDNGLKALDFLRKRPVRLVILDIFLPGLDGMGTLEKIREGGSNVDVIMISASRDKSTVNRSIQAGAFDYIVKPFAFERIKAALEAFRQVVHRLTEGPSQVDQNDIDNLLLARNRKNVQSTLPKGLNPHVLKKVEELIARADRPLSSVEAADVIGVSRITARRYLEYLVASGSATMEREYQEVGRPINKYLIVK, from the coding sequence ATGGATTACATCGATGTATTAGTGGTGGAGGACGATCCGATGGTCGCCGATATCCATCAGAGTTACGTGAACTCGGTGGAGGGATTCCGGGTGGTCGGAATGGTCGATAACGGCCTTAAGGCGCTGGATTTTCTGAGAAAACGGCCTGTCAGACTGGTAATTTTGGATATATTTCTACCAGGTCTTGACGGAATGGGAACCCTTGAGAAGATCAGAGAGGGCGGAAGCAACGTGGACGTCATAATGATCTCAGCGTCAAGGGATAAGTCCACCGTCAACAGAAGTATCCAGGCCGGTGCTTTCGACTATATAGTCAAGCCCTTCGCCTTCGAGAGGATAAAGGCGGCGCTGGAGGCCTTTAGGCAGGTGGTCCATCGGTTGACCGAGGGACCTAGTCAGGTGGATCAAAACGACATAGATAACCTGCTGTTGGCCAGAAACAGGAAAAACGTCCAAAGCACCCTGCCTAAAGGGCTAAACCCCCACGTTCTCAAAAAAGTGGAGGAGCTTATAGCCAGAGCGGACAGGCCCCTCTCTTCGGTGGAGGCCGCCGACGTCATAGGGGTGTCCAGGATAACCGCCAGGCGTTATCTGGAGTACCTGGTGGCCTCGGGCTCCGCTACGATGGAGAGGGAGTACCAGGAGGTCGGAAGACCTATAAACAAATATCTAATAGTTAAGTGA